The genomic interval AAGACCCAGAATCTTGTTGCTCAGAAAACTGGTGTCTGTCAGCGGCTGGTCTCCTGCGACCCAAACCAGTAACCCCTCGTCAAACCTCACTGGCATTAATTCATCCATctgcaaagaggaaaaaaaacagataatATCATAGAAATCAGTTTTGACAGCGACCCCAAATGTCTCCGGTTTGCCACGTTTGAGGAGTGCTGTGTACGTACCAGGTCGAGCATTAGCGTCTCTTTGTTGTCGGCTCCCACGTGTGGGAGGTTGGCTTTGATTTGAGATTTAATGTAGCACTTGTCACCTCCGAAGAAGCGAATTCCAGTAATCCCCTGCACCGAGTCACAGAGATGTTTACACTGACagcttctatttatttattttttgccgAGCACACAGGAGAAATCCAGGCCCGAACTAAACCCCAGTGAAGAGAGAACAAGGACAAAACTCACTCACTATTTGAAAGTCATGAATCTCCACCGCTTCCCCGGCGCCGCTCCCGGTTCTGAATCTCTCCAGGTTGTTGTCGGAATCAATTTCCACGGAGCCCTCCCTCACCTCCCCATTGATGTTCATGCTGTAACGAACATTATAAACCTGGCAGCAATCACAGTGGAACGTTAAAGTGACTGATTGGTGGAGTTATGTAAATCTCACtgaggaaaacacaaagacgtgagatacagaagaaaaacaactaaGTGCTTTACACAGCTTATTCCCCTGCTCTGTggttttgatgtttttcttctccaacAGAAATCCTACATTAGCTAACTGAAAATTTGATTgaagcacgggggggggggggggctcagaacTATAATGTAGGTGAGCTCATTAGGACACAGATAAACATGATTCTTACAGGATGGAGTGAAAGACAAGTTCTCTTATGCCAATTTCCCAACAATGACATCCTGGCTTTTCCCTTTCCGATATCTGCTACTGTACCATGAAATGAGTCCTCGGTCGCCACTCACATTTTTATCACCGACTTTCCACAGGTAGAGAGCAGCCACGGACGCACACAGCAGCAACACGGCACCGACGATGAGAACCGCGGCTCCACATCTCAGGAGGCGGCCGGCCGGAGCACAGGGGCTGGATGTGCTGTGGCCCTTAAAGTTCCCCAGTGAGCAGAAGGAAGAAAATCACACCCAGCGAACAGCATCCAGGATAAAAGTTAAAACCCCAGGAAGCCTCAACATTTGACAGTTGGCAACATGTCACGGATGCCAATTACATTTggatttaaaacaaagaaaagttcAGTAGGTCTGTCTTACCAGAGGAGTGCAGTGTTCAAAACAGCCGTGTCCATGAGGGGTATTAAGGACTTTCTCCACAGACTCTCCCATGCTGGCCTCTGTAATCTCCTCTCTGGTACTGTTACCTCTCTTTGGAGAATCGGGCTATCCGACGGGAGGACTATGTGACGCCTGAGTGTGAATGACGTGCGGTTGATATAATTTCTTTGAGCTAAATTCTTCGTCTGAATGTTACCTGTAGGTGCAGGTTGCCTGAGGTGATGCAGCCATCCTGTGGAACTTAACTAACACCAGAGTTTTGGATCAAACCAGGGCTCATCGCAGATCGGCTGGCATTTTGTTTTAAAGGCAGTGACGCCAGCGGTTGGGTGAAAGACTGTTGTCTACCCTGAGAAGTGTTTTAACactttttacctttttaaacTCAAATAGTTTAACGTCAATCATGAGGACTTTCAAGAAATGAATAAGGAGTATAAGGATTTCCTGTGCTGGTGACAGGTCTCAGCAGTAATGAGCAGTGGACTAACAGTAATCAAACTCATGTGCAGAACCGAGGCTTCTTTGGTCTTCATATTCTTACAGTGCTGTAACTGATTTACAAAATcacacatatttacacacacacacacatagaaataaCTTTAATCGTGTAGTTCCTGATTTGAAAATGGGAGAAATTGTAGTTTTGTGGTCAAGGTTACTTGGTCCTTGTCATCACATGAAAGGAAGAAACactgagagaaaacacattaaaacgTGCAAACGCTGCTGTTGCTTGGAAACGGATTGAACCGCGTCTCTTTGGGATAATTGCGGAGCCGCCAGGCAATCAGAAAAGGTGACGGGATTCTTTGACCTTTGAAATATGTAATTGTAACAGCATTTGATCAGAAATGTAGTATTTGCACGCAAATGGAGGCGACACAGTAGCAGCCTTGTGCACCACGAGCTTGAATATGACATTGACTTATGCTTGCTATCAATTTAGCTGTGAGGCACCATTTGATTTACTGTGGCTCGTAAGCCTTTAAGGCAAATTAAATGCATTCACTTGGCTAATTGAGGTTAGGGCTGTGTCCTTTGTGAGCGTTTCCTCGAGACAGGCCGATAACATTTGAATCCGTGTGAGCCCAGATAACTAAACTGTTGTTGAAAAGCAAAACAACCAGCTTTAATTTAAGCCgtttatttgtgtaacaatGTGACAAAATCGCCCATAAACATGGTAATCCTTCATATTGATTGTTTTCCACTGCAGAGAGAAAGGCCCCATTCAGCCTCGGTGTCCATATAGGTCATGccctttaaataataataatgcatgcTCTTGAAAAGTCATAATAAAATTTGTCTTTACACTGAATcattatgaaaaatatattattaatgtACAAAATCTTGCATATTACACATGAGAAAACGAACAGTCTTACATGAGCCAAAGGACACATGACAAACTACAAAACACTGCCACAATCCAACATAGAGTCAGTTAAGATAAAAGTACTGTACAGTATAAAGAgttccattttttctttttcttttttacgaGTTTGCATACTCCGGAATCGATATCTCGTCCGCTTCCTGTATTCTGGCCGGCGTCTGCGGACCAACGAGGATGTAATCAAACTCCTGGTGTTGGACCTTCTCGTACACACTCTGCAGCCCGGTGGGTTTGTTCATGTGGGCCGGGTAGTAGTTCTCCCTCCTGCTGTCCCGGGGGAGCGAAGCCGTCTTGGAGAACGTGGAGAGGTGCGGCGCGCAGGCCAGGCTGGTGTTGGGCCTGGTGGCCGAGGGGCTCCAGCAGCGGTCGGAGTGTCCCAGCACTTTGCACTCGCTCGTGCACGCCCAGAGACCTGAGGGAATATCAGCAAATCAGTCAGAATGCGAAGGGATGTAATCCGTTGAGTGTGTGGCTTAGATTTAATCTTCCACATACTTTCATTTGGCTCCGTCTGAATTCCtattttaaatgcatttcaTTGTGCTTTTGTGATACTCACTGTTCATTGGCGGCGACTCTTTCTTGTGCACGTCTGCACTCAGGTCCGAGTCGCTGTCGTTGAAGTCGCTGTCCCCTTTCCCACTGTCCTTGCCGCTGATGTGAGGATCTCTTGCTGAGATTGTTGTGAAGGAATTGCCCTTCCATATTGTTATGGGCCTGACGGTTTCCTTCCCATATCCCGGCAACGTAGAATAGCCCTGCTAGCACAGACAGAAAGTTGCAAAGATTTATGAGTCAAACTGCAAAAAGTCGACAGCAACACTGTGACAAACTGTGAAATATCTctgaaagaaataataattacaacgTACCTTTAATTTGCCCTCCGCCACCCTGctgttggactcaaagatgccTGCTGTCTGCCTGCCATCTTCGCAGCCTGTGTCTGTCGGGTTGCTGCTGGCCAACTGCGGCTGCTCTGGAAATGGATGGGCATCAAACACTTTCCCTTTGTGGCTGGCAATCACTGAATCGATGTGCCCGCTCTCCACTTGCTCCACGTTGGGCATGTCTTCCTTCTCCTCGCACCCCCTCTCCCTCGTCTCTTTTCTCCTGCGGCTGCAAATGGTTGTAATGAGAACGATCgccagcaggaggagagagcagctCCCTGCCAGTACAATAATTATGGCTATGGACATGTCCCATTCAAAGAGCTCCTCGCCACCATTGGGGGCGAAGGAAGGCAAGCTCGGGAGGGTCCCTTCTATAAAGCTCAGATGTATAATGGCTGAGGAGGTGAGCGCGGGGGATCCATTGTCACTGACCGCCACTGTGACTTTGACATTGTCTGTGAGATCATATGTCAGCTGTCTGCTCACGTGCACCTTCCCTGTCTCCTTGTTGATGGAGAAGCCCAGGTGCCCCCCCTCTGTGATTTTATAGGACAGCTGTGCGTTTATGCCCTCATCGGCATCTGTGGCCTTTATCTGGGTTACCACATAACCTGCAGGTGCATCTTTGGGCAGGAAAACCTCAGCAGAGCCTTTGTAGAGCGGCGGCGAGATGATGGAGGGCTGGTTGTCATTTTGATCAACTATCTTTAGCCGGACGACAGCTGTGCTCTGCAGCTGGGGTGACCCCCCGTCGCTGGCTTGGATGTGCACGTCCAGCACTTTCATCACCTCATAATTAAAACTCCTCAGTGCGTATATGGAGCCAGACACCGAGTTCAGAGACACAAAGGTGTTCACTGGGGAGCCCATGATGACGCTGTCCACGAGCCTGTATGTGATTTTGCCATTGTTGGCCAGATCCGCGTCGCTGGCCTCCACCGTGGTGATGTACGCGCCCGGGGCGTTGTTCTCCACCACGGAAACTTCATACACAGCCTTCGCAAAGTGAGGGGCGTTGTCGTTCACGTCGGTGAGCCGGATGGTGTACTGGGTGATCCTCCTCAGCGGGGGCGACCCGAAGTCCTCGGCCATGACCGTCAAGTTGTACTCGCTGATCCTCTCCCGGTCCAGGACGGCCGCGGTCACGATCATGTAGCTGTCCTCGTACGCCTGGCGCAGCTTGAAGTGGTCGTGGCCGAACAAGGTGCAGTGgacctggctgttcacacccgAGTCCCTGTCCAAGGTGCTGATCAGCGCCACCAGGCTGTCCCGCTCCGCCGCCTCGCTGATGTGCGCGATGCCCGTGGTGATGGAGGTCATGGGGGTGATGCTGATCTCTGGGGCATTGTCATTGACGTCGGTGACGTGAATGATGATTTTGCACACGGAGGGGGTCGGGTTGGATCCCAGGTCGGTCGCCTGCACGTCCAGCTCGTACGTGCGTTTGTCCTCGAAATCCACGGGGCTCCTGAGCGTCAGGCGGCCCGACGTACTATCCACGTGGAAAAGTTCTCGGATCTCGCGGGGGACCTGTTTCCCGAACCGGTACACCACCTCCCCGTTCGAACCCTCGTCCGCGTCCACCGCGTTCAGGCTCAGGATGACTGTGCCAACCGGTGCGTCCTCGGGCAAACTCACCGAGAAGCTGTTCTGGTCAAAAACGGGGCTATTGTCGTTAAAGTCCGTCACTCTGACGGTGATCTTTGTTGACCCTGATCTGTGTGGGTTCCCGCCGTCTGTGGCCACCAGCTCCACGGTGTATGACGCCTGAGTCTCCCTGTCTAGCTCCTTCATTAGCACCAATTCCGCATATTTAACCCCATCCGCTCTCAGGAGCACGTCAATGGTGAAGTGACTGTTGACGGAGATCTGGTAGCTTTGGATGTAGTTTGACCCGACGTCTGCGTCCGCGGCTGGGTCCAGAGGGACCCGGGACCCCACCGCGGCGTTCTCCGAGATCTCCACTATGGACTCCCGGCTCGGGAACTCCGGAGAGTTGTCGTTGATGTCCCTCACCTCCACCTCGACGTGGATCAATTTGTAGCGCTCTTTGGAGAAATTCACCACGTCAAAAGTGATGAGGCACTGTGGAGTGTGTCTGCACATCCTCTCCCGGTCGATGCGCTCCACGACGGTGAGCTGCCCGTCGCTCTCCCGCACCCTGATGAACGAGTCGTTGAATTGTTTCATCATCCTAAAATTGGTCTTGGAGGAGTGAGACGGACTCAAGGACATGTCCTTGGCCAGGTTTCCAATCACCGTGCCCGGCGCGTCCTCCTCGTTGGTCTGGTATCGAATAGTATTCCCGTCGCTCTGTGCCACCGAGGCGAATAAAAACTGATGGACGGAAAACATAATAATCCACCGGTACCAATAAGTTGTAAATCTCCCCCGCATCATCTTCGCGGTGATGTCCCCCTCGGTGGGCAGCCTCATTGTGTGCGCAGCCGACGAGACCTCTGGCTCTCCATGCAGCCCCCGCCTGTACCAACTGAGATGTGCTGAAAGTGAAAGTTACTCGCTCCTTTTGCGCGCAGCCAGTCAGACACGCTTGTTGCCTCGCCTCCCGACACAGCTCCCAATTCTGCCGCGGCGGGGGTTTATACGGCTCCTCATGCTAATGAGACCGAGTGTGGCCAATCCCTCACTTTAGAATTAAAAATACCCTCTTGCGAAAAAAGAGCTATAAGCCTGTTTTTTTGAAGAAAGTTGCTAAAATATGAAAAAGGCGCAGAGAGATATGGCACCGCTCGGAGATAGTCCCTGCGCTCTTTATCGTCTCGCCACAGCCATTACCGAGTGATGGTTTTATTTAGCAAAGctcccctttctttcttttgatgTTTAGGTTATTGTCTGTCGAGCGTGCAAGTGCAAGAGTAGGTGTGCATGTGTACGCGTGCGTGCACTCGCGAGAGCGTCTCGGTTGTTTTTGGAGAGCTGCTCATTTGGGAACAGCTTAATTATCTTCTGCTCGCTCTGAAGTGATGCTGGATCAATCTCTTGATATAACGACAGCAGACTGTTTCACGTGGTTTTATCCCCAGGAACAGAAAGAACATGTCTGTATCCACCAATTAAATTGTTTAACCTGGTAAGAGCAGATGAGAAATGTATCAGAAGAGATTTTGAAGAGACGCATTCTCTCAATTTAGACATCAAGAGATTGTTTATCTTCCCAAATTCAAGTTCAGACCCCAACTCCATGTCCCCCTGATTCATGGGAAACATATTGAAaagtaatacatttttatctGCGGGGTTTaaataacaccccccccccccccccacacacacacacacactcacacacacacacaccaccccacTGTGAAGGAACAGCCTGACTCCCAGCTGTTATGAATTCCAAATACCTTTAAATTCAACTTGCAGTCGGCGCTCTGTGATATTACCATTTATTTCCTCCACCCTTTAATGCATGGATTAACACGATGATGGAAATCTCCATATGGCCCCACCAATGTAGACTATGGTGTCCACATATGCAGTACTTTCTTGAAGTTTGAGTTTCAGGTCCCAATTTCCCGCTATTATACGTTTTTAGAGGATAACTGTAGATCATGTTTGAGCAGTAATTCTGAAAATAGTTTGGGGAAGAGACTTTTCCCTTTTCAACATGACAATAGTCTGTGAGGAAGGATTTCTGAGAAGAGTATGTTCTGGAAGAGATATGTGGATAAGCTATCATctccgccctgtagcactgagtGGATCTGGAATCCTGACAGTGAGGTGACCCTATCACCTGATATCAGCGCCCGACCTCACCAACCTCTGCAAGAGAAAACCTCTGCATGTAGTATCCCCAGTCCTGTAAACTATCCCTTCCTGTGAGGCTGAGTGTGTTGGAGACAGATTGTTTACTCCAATACCTTTGGAATGACATGTCCCCAAAACCATTAAATGAGCTGTTGGCACACTTTGTTCAGGTGTCCACTGACTTTTGGCTGTGTAGTGAACCATGCATGTCAAAGGTTGGACATAAACACCACAGTCTGTGTAACTGGTGGAGTCAATGTCTCTGCTGGGATTTGTTAGATTGGAAGCACTGGACCCCGTTTATTCTGAGAAACCAAGTGTAAAACAAATCGTCTGATCGATCCATCTTCACATATGTGGAgcaacacaaattaaacatcaGAGGTAGGTCAGCATATGATTCTATGACtttcaacagacacacacacttacaaggAGGTGTTCCCAACAGTGGTTATATGGGGAAGAGGACCTAAAACGTTCCACAATACACAATGCAGGCCTGTGCATGCCACTATGTGCAAATATGTTGCctaactataataataatatgaattagAATAATActgcagtgtgtttgtattgtcACATCTGTACAGTCAACAGTAGCACAGTCGCCTGCCACTAGTGTTGCAGGAATACTGACTGAAGCGACATATTCCCCCGATTTTCTAgtatttgtttatgtgtgtgcacagtttaaACAGTTTCAAACCTGTGAGAAGCTAattccctgttttatttttatcttatttacttTCCAAAAACTGAGTGTGCGTGCCCTTCACTTACTTCTTTTCAGATGTTCTGTCAAACCTCTACTGAAGCTTATAAGATTTGACTGAGTGAATATTCTTCTACAAAAtaattatgctttttttttgcacCTCTTTGTTCTGCTGGAAATCTCTGTGTATGAATGTTCTTTCAGCCAGTACCTTAAGAGGAATCTGCAAACAATTTACCTCTTAATATGAACTTCTCCATCAGAGCTGAGGAGAGCTGTTGGAATAGAGGGGCGTGTTTTGCTCTCATGAATTGATTAGTCCACAGGGAGCTGTGTCTACAGCACAGAAACAATAATACAGAACTAACCATGTAAATACTCATCGGACTCACTCTGAAAAGCATCCGGGGCCCGACTGAAATCCTGGAGGCTGCAGTGAGGTTGTGTTACAGTTTGCAGGGGTTTCAGATTTGTCAATATTCCTGGAGTTCAGCCACTTCATAGTTCAGGGTCCCCATCCCTAATCCTATGTGTTATTAATATGGGGATGGTACAGTACTTTCATTCAAGTGAAATGTCCGAAAAATATTAATCTACTCTTCTATCTAATAATGCCAGAAATGCTCCTGTCTGTGTGGAACGTCAATCTCtagaactgttcatcttatcacATTAACACTTGAGATGTGTATAGTCAAGGGCTCTAAAGTGCAGTGTCAGATTTCGTGCAAATGGGACATGTGATATGTTCCATAGTGAGACAATTTGGAATAAACAGCGAGCAACATAAGTGACATCATTGATCACAGACAACAGCACGTTCTCTACAACCACGACTGATtctctgaactttgaataaacggGTGAacggtcacttttacagtttcacaaagaaaagctgcaaacaGCATCAACACAGTCCGAGCTAACGGCTCCTCCCACACACGCAGGTTTACAGCTCGTTTTACAAAGCAGTTGAATTGTTTTGGTGTTATAGTTTGCAGTTGTTTTGGTTCAATGTCACTGATCTCATTTCCACATGCAACAGACAACAAGTTTTCACCCATCTGCCCAACTGTGCCATGTCTGCACCTCATTAAATGACCAGTCGATAGTTGTGAAGACACAACTTCCAACTGCAAAACGTGACCTCGGGGCAGTGCTGGAGGAAAAAGTCCGGGGAAGTTGATAGCTAACCGTCTCCCGAGGCCGTGAACGTAAACTAAGACAACAATTTACGATGTCACATCAAATTTATACGAAGCGAGCGTTTCCCATCAGTTTGAATCCAGATGTGTCGGAGCGGCGTCGTAACGCACCTTCACTgcggcacgggggggggggggggaagcgttGGAACCACCGAGGACGGTTCATTAAACATGTTTCCAAACAGATGTTTCCTCTTTCCGCTCAATTCCGAGGCACATTACGTGGGCAGACTTCTCCTCTAATGAGAACAAAGGTGATCATAGATTCAGTGTGGGCGACTCTCTTTGGATTACATTAAACCGGGTCAAATGGCTGCGCTGATGGATGGATTATTACACCACAATGCAGCATTAGTTTTTTGAACTGGGACGCGGAGGAGTTTATGTCAATTTATGATAAGTAAATGGTTGTTTATGGTTTGCGCGGGGGTTCTTCAGCAGATGGTTGTATTTTCATTGCGTTGTGCACATTTCACGGTTTGTTGTGGCTCGATTTGCATATTACATGTAAGTGTGTTGTTTGATGGTCTGAAATGTGATAGtggagtttttttggggggggtttcTTTTCACATCAGTGGATTTTCCGCTCATTAAGACCTGCCGGGGgttcaagcttttttttttttttatatgacttTCACATCAACAGCTAGAGATGATAAtaagacagagagcagagggtgatatcccccccccctcaaaactaaaatatatatattctaataGATGAGCTCAAGGTCGCTTCTCCTGAAAGACTTAACTCTGAATCCCAGGCTTGCAATCCAAGCTagatttcatattcatattgtatttcatttcatatctttttggGGGTATTTCCGTCAAAATAGTTTCTTCTTACAGTGAAATCAACCAACTATCACTCTCATCAATCTTAGAAAAGACAGCTTCGTGACGCTTATGAAAAATCGGGATGGTGTTTCTTGTGATTAATGCAGTATAATTGTGCAGAGTGTTGCCATTTTCATGAAAGTTACGGGCGTATTATTCACAGCCTCAAACAGATTCTCCAAGAGAGTGAAGGAAGCGAGTGGcaaatggaaaatgtatgagaagaggagaaagaaagaaaaaaaaaaaaaaactgttgcagGGGAAGATATTTTGAATTTACTGTTGGCCCACAGACACAATTCCATATTTAATGGGATTGTAAATGCATTCAGTTTCAAGGGATGCCTTTGCATTTTAAGTTCTCTAATCACTCCGGTCCATAATATGCCTGAAGAAATGCCGTGATAGGCTGCGTTTGTGGAAGGCACTTAGCTCCGCATTCTTTTACGAAGATTAGAAATCAGAGGCAAATTACAGAGTGGTGAGGCTCAGCTCGACGGAATATTGCTCTGGTGGGAGATCGCTCGCCTTAAGAACTCCAAACTCCGTGTCTTTGAGCTGCCAGacgctctgctctctccctccgtcgctctctctctctctccttctctttgtgtttccagaCAGTTTCTCTGCCCATGTTGTTAACTTGACAGTAAAATATGACACTCCAGTTGCGTACCAGCGAGCGGGCCTCTCTGACACATCGGCAAAGGAGATTAGCGCGTTTTCAATCAAGTTTTCCCTCTTGCTCGGGAGGGATAGTTAAATCAATCAACAATTTGGGGGAAATACGCTTTTTTCACGTCCTTGCCCTCGAGATTGAGAATGAGATTTGCATGTCTGCGTGTAAATAAGCAGACAGTTGGCTTAGCTCAAGACAGGATTTAGAAAGGCCAGGCTCTATCTACAGTGCTGCTGGCGTCTGTCTTTTCTGAAGTGTTATTCACGCTgtgttcagacatgcactgaactccggacaCTTTCTGGCAAATGTCCGAGTCGGTTGCTCCAGACGTTGTCCCTGAACTTTCCATACCCTCATGGTaaaaatgtccgagtgagcccAGGGAACGCAGCGGGAAAGTGTCTCGGAAATTCCCAGCGAGAAAGACTACACATTTGTAAAGAATACAAatgtctcaggatgaaaaagaggtgccgAACACGAAAACAAGAATCGAGAGCTTTTAGAGATGAAAGGCAGACgctggtgtcgatgtgctgCAAACAAGACCACGTGGCCTCCGCAGCGGAATGTATTTCATCTGCCGCCTCCTGCTCTTGATGCATTTCTGACAGGAGGcaaaactgaagaaaacaaaacaaaaaaaagtatacaACTAACTTGGATGGGATGAAAAAGACGTGTCGAGCACATAGAAGACGACGACggtgtcaacttggaaagacgacaagattcaagagcttttggagATAAGGGCCTATGTCAGTCAATGTGCTATAACCCCAAAAACATGTGATACCCGCATCGGAATTGAAtgttccggacattttcctgttgttttgaacacgtctgacctgaacaatctcctgctgccttctTTTAATGAGgtgtcaggatttcaatattttagctatattCTGTGTTTGACTGAACTCTAAAggaataaagatagaagcagtttgagccagataaggccttcacgcaaatgattttttaaataacccTTGCTGCGTAGTGTTTATAATGAATCTTTGAATTGTTCTAAATTCTAACTCCTGATATTAAAGCATAATTCCCTTAGCTGCATTCAACA from Pleuronectes platessa chromosome 14, fPlePla1.1, whole genome shotgun sequence carries:
- the si:ch211-199f5.1 gene encoding protocadherin-8; amino-acid sequence: MRLPTEGDITAKMMRGRFTTYWYRWIIMFSVHQFLFASVAQSDGNTIRYQTNEEDAPGTVIGNLAKDMSLSPSHSSKTNFRMMKQFNDSFIRVRESDGQLTVVERIDRERMCRHTPQCLITFDVVNFSKERYKLIHVEVEVRDINDNSPEFPSRESIVEISENAAVGSRVPLDPAADADVGSNYIQSYQISVNSHFTIDVLLRADGVKYAELVLMKELDRETQASYTVELVATDGGNPHRSGSTKITVRVTDFNDNSPVFDQNSFSVSLPEDAPVGTVILSLNAVDADEGSNGEVVYRFGKQVPREIRELFHVDSTSGRLTLRSPVDFEDKRTYELDVQATDLGSNPTPSVCKIIIHVTDVNDNAPEISITPMTSITTGIAHISEAAERDSLVALISTLDRDSGVNSQVHCTLFGHDHFKLRQAYEDSYMIVTAAVLDRERISEYNLTVMAEDFGSPPLRRITQYTIRLTDVNDNAPHFAKAVYEVSVVENNAPGAYITTVEASDADLANNGKITYRLVDSVIMGSPVNTFVSLNSVSGSIYALRSFNYEVMKVLDVHIQASDGGSPQLQSTAVVRLKIVDQNDNQPSIISPPLYKGSAEVFLPKDAPAGYVVTQIKATDADEGINAQLSYKITEGGHLGFSINKETGKVHVSRQLTYDLTDNVKVTVAVSDNGSPALTSSAIIHLSFIEGTLPSLPSFAPNGGEELFEWDMSIAIIIVLAGSCSLLLLAIVLITTICSRRRKETRERGCEEKEDMPNVEQVESGHIDSVIASHKGKVFDAHPFPEQPQLASSNPTDTGCEDGRQTAGIFESNSRVAEGKLKGYSTLPGYGKETVRPITIWKGNSFTTISARDPHISGKDSGKGDSDFNDSDSDLSADVHKKESPPMNSLWACTSECKVLGHSDRCWSPSATRPNTSLACAPHLSTFSKTASLPRDSRRENYYPAHMNKPTGLQSVYEKVQHQEFDYILVGPQTPARIQEADEISIPEYANS
- the cnmd gene encoding leukocyte cell-derived chemotaxin 1, encoding MKWLNSRNIDKSETPANCNTTSLQPPGFQSGPGCFSEGLTEHLKRKSVEKVLNTPHGHGCFEHCTPLGHSTSSPCAPAGRLLRCGAAVLIVGAVLLLCASVAALYLWKVGDKNVYNVRYSMNINGEVREGSVEIDSDNNLERFRTGSGAGEAVEIHDFQIGITGIRFFGGDKCYIKSQIKANLPHVGADNKETLMLDLMDELMPVRFDEGLLVWVAGDQPLTDTSFLSNKILGLCGELPIYWLQPAFPKDGERRKRDTQRAKRQFSVEELEAPAEAGDPVSHAEVDASRVVAGDEEEGAQSAAGSAYNPENPYHRSGAAGEEAAVTFDSSMLDHQGICCSACQRSYTHCQRICEPLRGHWPWPYHYRGCQVACRVIMPCRWWVARILGVV